TTGGACCACCGTTTGCTATACATGAGGGCATACGGTCGCAAAAGCGAACGTCTGCTCGAACAGTTTACCTGGCCACGGCAATGATGACGACTACAGCCCATCAATTCATCCATGACCATCTGGGTCCGGGATGCACCATCGATAAAATTTCCGGAGACGCCTCCTTTCGCACCTACTACCGGGTGTTTCTTCCCGACAAGCGGACCATGGTCTTCATGGATGCCCCGCCCGACAAGGAAAACAGCCGTCCGTTCGTGGATATTGCCACATTTTTGCGTGGACACGGGGTTGCCGTGCCACAAATCTTCCATGCCGATTGCGATCAGGGGTTTCTCCTGTTGGAAGATTTTGGCGATGTGACCTTTCTGCAAGCGCTCAAGCAGGGCGAAAATGCCACATCCCTCTATGGCCAGGCCATCGATGATCTGCTGCGCCTTCAGTGTACGCCACGGGACGGAACATGCATCGCCCACGGACGTCCCTACGACCGGGCCTTGCTGACCCAGGAATTCGCCCTTTTCACCGACTGGTACCTCCCGGGAATCCTCAAGCAAAACGTCAGCGACGAGGACCGGGATTCCTTTCGCGATTGTTTCAATCAAATCATCGAAAAAATACTTCAGCAACCCACCACA
The DNA window shown above is from Magnetococcales bacterium and carries:
- a CDS encoding phosphotransferase; the protein is MMTTTAHQFIHDHLGPGCTIDKISGDASFRTYYRVFLPDKRTMVFMDAPPDKENSRPFVDIATFLRGHGVAVPQIFHADCDQGFLLLEDFGDVTFLQALKQGENATSLYGQAIDDLLRLQCTPRDGTCIAHGRPYDRALLTQEFALFTDWYLPGILKQNVSDEDRDSFRDCFNQIIEKILQQPTTLVHRDYHSRNLMWTGSGTGIIDFQDAVMGPVTYDLASLLRDCYIAWDRPFREKISALWLEGAGRLLGYRPDPRSFARDFDFMALQRNLKAVGIFGRLSLRDGKHGYLNDIPRTMGYIQETLHAYPELEPLHDLLVKYRVMAL